DNA from Arthrobacter sp. FW305-BF8:
GAGTGGATGTCCCTGCCGTCGAGGGTGACCGTGCCGCCGGCAGGCTTCAGGAGCCGGGACAGGCCGCGCAGCAGCGTGGATTTTCCGCAGGCGTTGGCGCCCACGATCATGGTCACCCTGCCCTCGGGGATCTCCGCCGTGAGGTTTTCCACGACCCGGCGCTGGTCGTACTGCAGCGTGAGGTCCCGGGCTTGCAGAACAGCCATCAGGCATCCTTTCGGTTGGATGTGACCAGGAGCCACAGCAGGAATGGGGCGCCGAGTGCGCCGGTGACGACGCCGACCGGCAGGACGGTGCCGTCCAGCAGCAGCGGCGCGACATTGGCGGCGAAGTAGTCCGCCGCGAGGACGATCAGGGCGCCCACCAGGGCCGACGCCGGGAGGCTGGAGCGGCCGGTGAAGCGGCGCGCAATGGGGCCGGCCAGAAAGGCGACGAACGCCACCGGTCCGGCTGCCGCCGTCGCCGCTGCGGCCAGCGCGACGGCGGTGAACACCAGACCCAGCCGGGTGGCGGCCACGCGCACACCGAGTCCCGCGGCGGCGTCGTCCCCCAGTTCGAGGATGCGCAGCGGTCCGGCCAGCAGTGCGGCGACGGGGACCAGGACCATCAGCGTCAGGGCCAGCACTCCCGCACGGTCCCAGCTGGCGGAGTTGAGCGAGCCGTTGATCCAGATCAGGGCCTCCGCGGCGGTGCGGATGTCGGCCCGGGTCATGAGGAAGCTGACCATTGCGTGCAGCGCGGCAGCGATGCCGACGCCGGCAAGGACGAGGCGGTTGCCGGCGGCGTTCCCGCGGGTGCCGCCGCCGAGCCCCAGGGACCCGCTGCGGGAAATGCCGTAGATCAGGGCTGCCACCGCCATGGCGCCGCCGAGGGCAGCACCGGACACGGCCG
Protein-coding regions in this window:
- a CDS encoding FecCD family ABC transporter permease, producing MNRTAVLAASVVLLLAASILLGSYTVTIPDFFKILAAHFTGGEKIPGASFIVMEAKLPRAVIGTLIGVAFGLSGALFQTMLRNPLASPDVIGISYGASAAAVLAIVVFGASGAAVSGAALGGAMAVAALIYGISRSGSLGLGGGTRGNAAGNRLVLAGVGIAAALHAMVSFLMTRADIRTAAEALIWINGSLNSASWDRAGVLALTLMVLVPVAALLAGPLRILELGDDAAAGLGVRVAATRLGLVFTAVALAAAATAAAGPVAFVAFLAGPIARRFTGRSSLPASALVGALIVLAADYFAANVAPLLLDGTVLPVGVVTGALGAPFLLWLLVTSNRKDA